One part of the Streptomyces nigra genome encodes these proteins:
- a CDS encoding VOC family protein — protein sequence MDFTLEVIPLPVSDIDRARDFYRDKVGFHVDIDQEVMPGMRIVQLTPPGSGCSIALGDSIWDLTKGETVPEPGSYQGLQLCVADIKAAYAELRERGLEVSEPVQYSPDDGATFMYFKDPDGNGWSIQEYRRRATQPLHAVLSELAAQSE from the coding sequence ATGGACTTCACCCTCGAAGTGATCCCGCTGCCCGTGAGCGACATCGACCGGGCCCGTGACTTCTACCGCGACAAGGTCGGCTTCCACGTCGACATCGACCAGGAGGTCATGCCGGGCATGCGCATCGTCCAGCTGACCCCGCCGGGCTCGGGCTGTTCGATCGCGCTGGGCGACAGCATCTGGGACCTGACCAAGGGCGAGACCGTGCCGGAACCGGGCTCGTACCAGGGCCTCCAGCTCTGCGTGGCCGACATCAAGGCGGCGTACGCGGAGCTGCGCGAGCGGGGCCTGGAGGTGTCCGAGCCGGTGCAGTACTCCCCCGACGACGGCGCCACCTTCATGTACTTCAAGGACCCCGACGGCAACGGCTGGTCCATTCAGGAGTACCGCCGCCGCGCGACCCAGCCCCTGCACGCGGTCCTGTCGGAACTGGCGGCGCAGTCCGAGTAG
- a CDS encoding LacI family DNA-binding transcriptional regulator yields the protein MTTRLADIAAQAGVSEATVSRVLNGKPGVAATTRQSVLAALDVLGYERPVRLRQRSEGLVGLITPELENPIFPALAQVIGQALTRQGYTPVLATQTPGGSTEDELTEMLVDRGVAGIIYVSGLHADTTADMQRYERLRAQGVPFVLVDGFSPKVQAPFISPDDRAAMALAVTHLASLGHTRIGLALGPKRFVPVQRKIEGFVRTVQDQLNLPPDVVERDLVQHSLYTLEGGQAAATALIARDCTAVVCASDMMALGAIRAARQQGLEVPTDISVVGFDDSPLIAFTDPPLTTVRKPVPAMGQAAVRTLLEEIGGTPAPHSEFVFMPELVVRGSTASAPGDRARP from the coding sequence GTGACCACGAGGCTTGCCGACATCGCTGCTCAGGCGGGGGTGAGCGAAGCGACCGTCAGCCGCGTCCTCAACGGGAAGCCCGGCGTCGCCGCCACCACTCGCCAGTCCGTGCTGGCCGCACTCGACGTGCTCGGCTACGAGCGTCCGGTGCGGCTCCGCCAGCGCAGCGAGGGCCTGGTCGGCCTGATCACACCCGAGCTGGAGAACCCGATATTCCCGGCGCTCGCCCAGGTCATCGGCCAGGCCCTGACGCGTCAGGGCTATACGCCCGTGCTGGCGACACAGACGCCCGGCGGGTCCACGGAGGACGAGCTCACCGAGATGCTCGTGGACCGCGGGGTCGCGGGCATCATCTATGTCTCCGGTCTGCACGCGGACACCACCGCGGACATGCAGCGCTACGAGCGGCTGCGTGCGCAGGGCGTCCCCTTCGTCCTCGTCGACGGCTTCTCCCCCAAGGTGCAGGCGCCGTTCATCTCCCCCGACGACCGGGCGGCGATGGCGCTGGCGGTGACCCACCTCGCCTCCCTCGGGCACACCCGGATCGGACTGGCCCTCGGCCCGAAGCGGTTCGTGCCGGTGCAGCGGAAGATCGAGGGGTTCGTCCGGACCGTCCAGGACCAGCTGAACCTGCCGCCGGACGTCGTGGAGCGCGACCTGGTGCAGCACTCGCTCTACACCCTGGAGGGCGGGCAGGCCGCCGCGACCGCCCTCATCGCGCGCGACTGCACGGCCGTCGTCTGCGCCAGCGACATGATGGCGCTGGGCGCGATACGCGCGGCCCGGCAGCAGGGCCTCGAGGTCCCCACCGACATCTCGGTCGTGGGCTTCGACGACTCCCCGCTGATCGCCTTCACCGACCCGCCGCTCACCACGGTCCGCAAGCCGGTCCCGGCCATGGGCCAGGCCGCCGTCCGCACGCTGCTCGAGGAGATCGGCGGAACCCCGGCCCCGCACAGCGAGTTCGTGTTCATGCCGGAGCTGGTCGTACGCGGTTCGACGGCGTCGGCGCCCGGCGACCGGGCGCGCCCCTAG
- a CDS encoding HAMP domain-containing sensor histidine kinase, whose amino-acid sequence MSGPAGRKPRRLIRWWRRRSLRTRLTVISATAIAVSVFLAFQVASELLDRELRGTVEEQLRADSRVLAADAERAGPARVRLPPYAGGGRLVRVVLPDGSVRTPAGQPPLPPVSERAARVARGLSADLMESDDSDEDGYLVHTLRAGDGAVQVARAADDGPVNRFGFGMLLIGLLCVAGGAVVGRAVARTGLTPIDRLTAAAVRVAHTRDLDADIPDEGGGEIRRLIQSINEMLAALRDSRRAQRLLAEDAAHELKTPLTSLRLNVELLIRLDRRGTLDSALPAESRTRLLDDLGAQVAELGTLVAELTDLARGDVSDENTELLDLADVVGAAAPRARSRVPDIEVALDVTSVWVSGRPAALERAVLNLIDNAGKWSPADRPVQVRLRAEGASAVLEVDDAGPGIDAADVPRVFDRFYRADSARALPGSGLGLSIVQRVVDAHGGRVTVARSARGGALLRVDLPAAAPPAPVARPTAGEDTTVV is encoded by the coding sequence GTGAGCGGGCCCGCCGGCCGGAAACCGCGCCGGTTGATCCGGTGGTGGCGCCGGCGGTCCCTGCGGACCAGGCTGACGGTGATCTCGGCGACGGCCATCGCGGTCAGCGTGTTCCTGGCCTTCCAGGTGGCCAGCGAACTGCTGGACCGGGAGCTGCGGGGCACCGTCGAGGAGCAGCTGCGCGCCGACTCCCGGGTCCTGGCGGCGGACGCGGAGCGCGCCGGTCCGGCGCGGGTCCGGCTGCCGCCGTATGCCGGAGGCGGCCGGCTGGTGCGGGTCGTCCTGCCCGACGGCTCGGTCCGCACGCCGGCCGGCCAACCCCCGCTGCCCCCGGTCAGCGAGCGGGCCGCGCGCGTGGCGCGGGGCCTGTCGGCCGACCTCATGGAGTCGGACGACAGCGACGAGGACGGCTACCTCGTCCACACGCTGCGGGCGGGCGACGGGGCGGTCCAGGTGGCCCGCGCCGCCGACGACGGCCCGGTCAACCGGTTCGGGTTCGGCATGCTGCTGATCGGGCTGCTCTGCGTGGCCGGCGGTGCCGTCGTCGGGCGGGCCGTGGCACGGACCGGGCTGACCCCGATCGACCGGCTGACCGCCGCCGCCGTACGTGTCGCGCACACCCGGGATCTCGACGCCGACATCCCGGACGAGGGCGGTGGGGAGATCCGGCGGCTGATCCAGTCGATCAACGAGATGCTCGCCGCGCTACGGGACTCCCGGCGGGCCCAGCGGCTGCTCGCCGAGGACGCCGCCCACGAGCTGAAGACCCCGCTCACCAGCCTGCGCCTCAACGTCGAGCTGCTCATCCGGCTCGATCGGCGCGGCACCCTGGACAGCGCGCTGCCGGCGGAGAGCCGGACCCGGCTGCTCGACGATCTCGGCGCGCAGGTGGCCGAGTTGGGCACCCTTGTCGCCGAGCTGACCGACCTGGCGCGCGGTGACGTCAGCGACGAGAACACCGAACTGCTCGACCTCGCCGACGTGGTGGGGGCAGCCGCGCCCCGGGCGCGCTCCCGCGTGCCCGACATCGAGGTGGCGCTCGACGTGACCTCCGTGTGGGTGAGCGGGCGTCCCGCCGCGCTCGAGCGGGCGGTGCTCAACCTCATCGACAACGCCGGCAAGTGGTCCCCCGCGGACCGGCCGGTCCAGGTGCGGCTCCGTGCCGAGGGCGCGTCGGCGGTGCTCGAGGTCGACGACGCCGGGCCCGGCATCGACGCCGCCGACGTACCGCGGGTGTTCGACCGGTTCTACCGTGCCGACAGCGCACGGGCGTTGCCGGGATCCGGTCTGGGGCTGTCGATCGTGCAGCGGGTCGTCGACGCCCATGGCGGCCGGGTCACCGTCGCCCGCTCCGCACGCGGGGGCGCGCTGCTTCGCGTCGACCTTCCGGCCGCGGCCCCGCCCGCCCCGGTCGCGCGGCCCACCGCCGGGGAGGACACCACGGTGGTCTGA
- a CDS encoding bifunctional [glutamine synthetase] adenylyltransferase/[glutamine synthetase]-adenylyl-L-tyrosine phosphorylase: MTAPGRRSSTFTRLLRHGFTDPSAAERLLDSPDLTPLRNDPVLLEALGATADPDLALTGLVRLTEAQPGDADRRELLDTLIAAKPLRDRLLGVLGASAALAEHLARHPGDWQVLVTYEPRDLHPEVEEFERALAEATDPVSLRVAYRRCLLSIAARDVCGTTDLAQTAAELADLATATLRAALALAAAEAPQDAEQCRLAVIAMGKCGGHELNYVSDVDVIFVGESADGADEGKALQAATRLASHMMRICSETTVEGSIWPVDANLRPEGRNGPLVRTLSSHVAYYQRWAKTWEFQALLKARPVAGDLELGAEYVAALRPLVWKAAERENFVADVQKMRRRVVENIPVSEVDRQLKLGPGGLRDVEFAVQLLQLVHGREDAALRSGTTLDALQALAAGGYVGRTDAAQLDAAYRFLRSMEHRIQLYRLRRTHLVPEDDADLRRIGRSLGLRADPVAELTREWKRHSSVVRRLHEKLFYRPLLDAVAQLAPGEARLSAGAARERLIALGYADPASALRHLEALASGVTRAAAIQRTLLPVLLGWFADSADPDSGLLNFRKVSDALGKTPWYLRLLRDEGAAAENLARVLSAGRLAPDLLMRAPEAVALLGDGDGGSGLEPRSRAHLEQEVLAAAHRADNAVQAVTAARGMRRRELFRTAAADIVDSYGTETKPAEADQGALVDRVGAAVSDLTAATLAGTLRAVVREGWGDTLPTRFAIIGMGRFGGHELGYGSDADVLFVHEPREGVDDQEAAAAANRVVAEMRRLLQIPSADPPLLIDADLRPEGKSGPLVRTLNSYAAYYRRWSLGWESQALLRAEPVAGDDELGARFIELIDPLRYPARGLEEDAVREIRRLKARMESERLPRGADPKLHTKLGPGGLSDVEWTVQLLQLRHGAHEPGLRTTRTREALAAARAAELIGEEDAEILDEAWVLATRVRNAVMLVRGRAGDTFPSDPRELGAVGRYLGYEPGHVGDMLDDYRRTARRARGVVDELFYGG; this comes from the coding sequence ATGACGGCGCCGGGACGCAGGAGCAGTACGTTCACTCGGCTGCTGCGGCACGGCTTCACCGACCCGTCGGCCGCCGAACGCCTCCTGGACAGCCCCGACCTCACCCCGCTCAGGAACGACCCGGTCCTTCTGGAGGCCCTGGGCGCCACCGCCGACCCCGACCTCGCGCTGACCGGCCTCGTCCGGCTGACCGAGGCCCAGCCCGGCGACGCCGACCGGCGCGAGCTGCTCGACACGCTGATAGCGGCCAAGCCGCTGCGCGACCGGCTGCTCGGGGTGCTCGGCGCCTCCGCCGCCCTCGCCGAGCACCTCGCCCGCCACCCCGGCGACTGGCAGGTGCTGGTCACCTACGAGCCGCGCGACCTGCACCCCGAGGTCGAGGAGTTCGAACGGGCCCTCGCCGAGGCCACCGACCCCGTCAGCCTGCGCGTCGCCTACCGGCGCTGCCTGCTCTCCATCGCCGCCCGCGACGTGTGCGGCACCACCGACCTCGCCCAGACCGCCGCCGAGCTCGCCGACCTCGCCACCGCGACCCTGCGTGCCGCGCTCGCCCTCGCCGCCGCCGAGGCCCCGCAGGACGCCGAGCAGTGCCGGCTGGCGGTGATCGCCATGGGCAAGTGCGGCGGCCACGAGCTGAACTACGTCTCCGACGTCGACGTCATCTTCGTCGGCGAGAGCGCCGACGGCGCCGACGAGGGCAAGGCCCTGCAGGCCGCCACCCGGCTCGCCTCGCACATGATGCGGATCTGCTCCGAGACCACCGTCGAGGGCTCCATCTGGCCCGTCGACGCCAATCTGCGCCCGGAGGGCCGCAACGGTCCCCTCGTGCGCACCCTCAGCAGCCATGTCGCCTACTACCAGCGCTGGGCCAAGACCTGGGAGTTCCAAGCCCTGCTCAAGGCCCGCCCGGTCGCCGGCGACCTCGAACTGGGCGCCGAGTACGTCGCCGCGCTGCGGCCCCTGGTGTGGAAGGCCGCCGAGCGGGAGAACTTCGTCGCCGACGTGCAGAAGATGCGCCGCCGCGTCGTCGAGAACATCCCCGTCTCCGAGGTCGACCGCCAGCTGAAGCTCGGCCCCGGCGGCCTGCGGGACGTCGAGTTCGCCGTCCAGCTGCTGCAGCTCGTGCACGGCCGCGAGGACGCCGCGCTGCGCAGCGGCACCACCCTGGACGCCCTCCAGGCCCTCGCCGCCGGCGGCTACGTCGGCCGGACCGACGCCGCGCAGCTCGACGCCGCCTACCGCTTCCTGCGCTCCATGGAGCACCGCATCCAGCTGTACCGGCTGCGCCGCACCCACCTGGTCCCCGAGGACGACGCCGACCTGCGCCGCATCGGCCGCTCCCTCGGTCTGCGCGCCGACCCGGTCGCCGAGCTGACCCGCGAGTGGAAACGGCACAGCAGCGTCGTACGGCGGCTGCACGAGAAGCTCTTCTACCGGCCGCTGCTGGACGCCGTCGCCCAGCTCGCCCCCGGCGAGGCCCGGCTCAGCGCGGGCGCCGCCCGGGAACGGCTCATCGCCCTCGGCTACGCCGACCCCGCCTCGGCGCTGCGGCACCTGGAGGCGCTGGCTTCCGGCGTGACCCGCGCGGCGGCGATCCAGCGCACCCTGCTGCCCGTCCTGCTGGGCTGGTTCGCGGACTCGGCCGACCCGGACTCCGGCCTGCTGAACTTCCGCAAGGTCTCCGACGCGCTCGGCAAGACCCCCTGGTACCTGCGGCTGCTGCGTGACGAGGGCGCCGCCGCCGAGAACCTCGCCCGGGTCCTGTCGGCGGGCCGGCTCGCCCCCGACCTGCTGATGCGGGCCCCGGAGGCCGTCGCGCTGCTCGGCGACGGCGACGGCGGCAGCGGTCTGGAGCCCCGCTCGCGGGCCCATCTGGAGCAGGAGGTCCTCGCCGCGGCGCACCGCGCCGACAACGCCGTCCAGGCCGTCACCGCGGCCCGCGGCATGCGGCGCCGCGAGCTGTTCCGTACGGCCGCCGCCGACATCGTGGACTCCTACGGCACCGAGACCAAGCCCGCCGAGGCCGACCAGGGCGCCCTGGTGGACCGGGTCGGCGCCGCGGTCTCCGACCTCACGGCGGCCACGCTGGCCGGCACCCTGCGCGCGGTGGTCCGCGAGGGCTGGGGCGACACCCTGCCCACCCGGTTCGCGATCATCGGCATGGGCCGCTTCGGCGGGCACGAGCTGGGCTACGGCAGCGACGCGGACGTCCTCTTCGTGCACGAGCCGCGCGAGGGCGTCGACGACCAGGAGGCCGCCGCGGCGGCCAACCGCGTCGTGGCCGAGATGCGGCGGCTGCTCCAGATCCCCAGCGCCGACCCGCCGCTGCTGATCGACGCCGATCTGCGCCCGGAGGGCAAGTCCGGGCCGCTGGTGCGCACCCTCAACTCGTACGCCGCCTACTACCGGCGCTGGTCGCTGGGCTGGGAGTCGCAGGCGCTGCTGCGGGCCGAGCCGGTCGCCGGGGACGACGAGCTGGGTGCCCGGTTCATCGAGCTGATCGACCCGCTGCGCTATCCCGCCCGGGGCCTCGAGGAGGACGCCGTACGGGAGATCCGGCGGCTGAAGGCGCGTATGGAGTCCGAGCGCCTGCCGCGCGGCGCCGACCCGAAGCTGCACACCAAGCTCGGGCCCGGCGGGCTGTCGGACGTCGAGTGGACCGTGCAGCTGCTCCAGCTGCGGCACGGGGCCCATGAGCCCGGACTGCGGACCACCCGCACCCGCGAGGCGCTGGCCGCGGCCCGTGCCGCCGAGCTCATCGGCGAGGAGGACGCGGAGATCCTCGACGAGGCCTGGGTGCTGGCGACCCGGGTCCGCAACGCGGTGATGCTGGTCCGCGGACGCGCCGGCGACACCTTCCCCTCGGACCCGCGCGAACTGGGCGCGGTGGGCCGCTACCTGGGGTACGAGCCCGGTCACGTGGGCGACATGCTGGACGACTACCGCCGCACCGCCCGCCGGGCCCGCGGCGTCGTGGACGAGCTGTTCTACGGGGGCTGA
- a CDS encoding response regulator transcription factor — protein MRIMIADDEAAIRESLERVLQVEGYDTRTVANGLAVLDGMDGADGDKMDLLILDVMMPRLGGLETCRRLRAAGRDLPVLMLTARNQVSDRVTGLDAGADDYLPKPFATEELLARVRALLRRRAPADGESQILSFADVRLDPDRFEAWRGGRALRLTRTEFSLLQVLMRNATRVLTRDALFEAIWGFDMSATANNLQVYVSYLRRKMEAEGEPRLLYTLRGLGYTLRETPP, from the coding sequence GTGCGCATCATGATCGCCGATGATGAGGCGGCCATCCGTGAGTCGCTGGAGCGGGTGCTCCAGGTCGAGGGGTACGACACCCGCACCGTCGCCAACGGTCTCGCCGTGCTCGACGGGATGGACGGGGCCGACGGCGACAAGATGGATCTGCTGATCCTCGACGTGATGATGCCCCGCCTCGGCGGGCTGGAGACCTGCCGGCGCCTGCGGGCCGCGGGCCGGGACCTGCCGGTGCTGATGCTGACCGCCCGCAACCAGGTCTCCGACCGGGTCACGGGGCTGGACGCGGGCGCCGACGACTACCTGCCCAAGCCGTTCGCCACAGAGGAGCTGCTGGCCCGGGTGCGGGCCCTGCTGCGGCGGCGCGCGCCGGCCGACGGGGAGTCGCAGATCCTGTCGTTCGCCGACGTCCGGCTCGATCCCGACCGGTTCGAGGCGTGGCGGGGCGGGCGGGCGCTGCGCCTGACCCGGACCGAGTTCTCCCTCCTGCAGGTCCTCATGCGCAACGCGACCCGGGTCCTGACCCGCGACGCGCTGTTCGAGGCGATCTGGGGCTTCGACATGAGCGCCACCGCCAACAACCTCCAGGTGTACGTGAGCTATCTGCGTCGCAAGATGGAGGCCGAGGGTGAGCCGCGATTGCTCTACACGCTGCGCGGCCTGGGCTACACGTTGCGGGAGACTCCCCCGTGA
- a CDS encoding phosphatase PAP2 family protein, producing MGDATVTTREGPEEAVPHSAAERAGPGLLRRLRTPRRPRLWFEILLIAVSYWTYSLIRNAVPEQRAEALRNADWLWRLEHSLGIAVEESVNHAVNGATWLIVGMNYYYATLHFVVTLAVLVWLYRRHSGRYAATRLVLFATTGVALVGYYLYPLAPPRLMTNTGFIDTVLAHDTWGSMASGDLKNMSNQYAAMPSMHIGWSVWSGLTIFALARTPWVKVLGLLYPAATLVVIVATANHFWLDAVGGLICLAFGYGVARLWYGALPYRLPRVVPARTGAVSPGAGVRQVPVAAEEENEPVPARTSPGP from the coding sequence ATGGGTGACGCTACGGTGACGACACGCGAAGGCCCTGAAGAAGCCGTCCCGCACTCCGCCGCGGAGAGGGCGGGGCCGGGACTCCTGCGCCGCCTGCGCACCCCCCGCCGGCCGCGGCTGTGGTTCGAGATCCTGCTCATCGCGGTGAGTTACTGGACCTACTCCCTGATCCGCAACGCCGTCCCGGAGCAGCGTGCCGAGGCCCTGCGCAACGCCGACTGGCTGTGGCGGCTCGAGCACAGTCTGGGCATCGCCGTCGAGGAGTCCGTCAACCACGCGGTCAACGGCGCGACTTGGCTGATCGTCGGGATGAACTACTACTACGCCACGCTGCACTTCGTGGTGACGCTTGCGGTGCTGGTCTGGCTGTACCGCAGACACTCCGGCCGCTACGCGGCGACCCGGCTGGTCCTCTTCGCGACCACGGGTGTGGCCCTGGTCGGTTACTACCTGTATCCGCTCGCTCCCCCGCGGCTGATGACGAACACGGGGTTCATCGACACGGTCCTCGCCCACGACACCTGGGGCTCGATGGCCTCGGGCGACCTGAAGAACATGTCGAACCAGTACGCCGCGATGCCGTCCATGCACATCGGCTGGTCGGTGTGGAGCGGGCTGACGATCTTCGCCCTGGCGCGCACCCCCTGGGTCAAGGTCCTCGGGCTGCTCTACCCGGCGGCGACCCTCGTGGTGATCGTCGCGACGGCCAACCACTTCTGGCTCGACGCGGTGGGCGGCCTCATCTGCCTGGCCTTCGGCTACGGCGTGGCCCGCCTCTGGTACGGCGCGCTGCCCTACCGGCTGCCCCGGGTGGTCCCGGCACGCACCGGAGCGGTGTCGCCGGGTGCCGGCGTACGGCAGGTCCCGGTGGCCGCCGAGGAGGAGAACGAGCCGGTGCCGGCCCGGACGTCACCGGGGCCGTAG
- a CDS encoding extracellular solute-binding protein: MRRGIAATALVASLALAATACGGDDSGSDSSGPVTITWWDTSNATNEAPTYQALVKEFEAANKDIKVKYVNVPFDQAQNKFDTAAGSKGAPDILRSEVGWTPAFAKKSFFLPLDGTEALAEQDKFKSNLLEQAKYEGKTYGVPFVTDTLALVYNKALFEKAGITEAPKTWDDLKKAAATIKGKTGVDGYWGSTQAYYAQSFLYGEGTDTVDADAKKITVNSPEAKKAYGTWLSLFDGKGLHKADTTADAYAHIQDAFVNGKVAAIVQGPWEITNFYKGSAFKDKSNLGIATVPAGSSGKAGAPTGGHNLSVYAGSDEAHQKAALKFVKFMTSAKSQETIALKNSTLPTRDDAYTEQVKADPGIAGYQGVLSAAQPRPALPEYSSLWGPLDTELPKIAGGKVSLDKGLSTAETSIAKLVPDFSK, translated from the coding sequence ATGCGGCGTGGCATAGCGGCCACCGCGCTGGTGGCGTCCCTCGCCCTCGCGGCGACGGCCTGCGGCGGGGACGACAGTGGCAGCGACTCGAGCGGTCCGGTGACCATCACCTGGTGGGACACCTCCAACGCCACCAACGAGGCGCCGACGTACCAGGCCTTGGTCAAGGAGTTCGAGGCCGCCAACAAGGACATCAAGGTCAAGTACGTCAACGTCCCCTTCGACCAGGCGCAGAACAAGTTCGACACCGCCGCCGGTTCGAAGGGCGCGCCGGACATCCTGCGGTCCGAGGTCGGCTGGACCCCGGCCTTCGCGAAGAAGAGCTTCTTCCTGCCGCTGGACGGCACCGAGGCCCTCGCCGAGCAGGACAAGTTCAAGTCCAACCTGCTGGAGCAGGCCAAGTACGAGGGCAAGACGTACGGCGTCCCCTTCGTCACGGACACGCTCGCGCTCGTCTACAACAAGGCGCTGTTCGAGAAGGCCGGCATCACCGAGGCCCCCAAGACCTGGGACGACCTCAAGAAGGCCGCCGCCACGATCAAGGGCAAGACCGGCGTCGACGGCTACTGGGGCTCGACCCAGGCCTACTACGCCCAGTCCTTCCTCTACGGCGAGGGCACCGACACCGTCGACGCCGACGCCAAGAAGATCACCGTCAACTCGCCCGAGGCGAAGAAGGCGTACGGCACCTGGCTGAGCCTGTTCGACGGCAAGGGCCTGCACAAGGCCGACACGACCGCCGACGCGTACGCCCACATCCAGGACGCGTTCGTCAACGGCAAGGTCGCCGCGATCGTCCAGGGCCCCTGGGAGATCACGAACTTCTACAAGGGCTCGGCGTTCAAGGACAAGTCGAACCTCGGCATCGCCACCGTCCCGGCCGGCTCGTCCGGCAAGGCGGGCGCCCCGACCGGCGGCCACAACCTCTCGGTCTACGCCGGCTCCGACGAGGCCCACCAGAAGGCCGCGCTGAAGTTCGTCAAGTTCATGACGTCGGCGAAGTCGCAGGAGACCATCGCGCTGAAGAACAGCACGCTGCCCACCCGTGACGACGCCTACACCGAGCAGGTCAAGGCCGACCCGGGCATCGCCGGCTACCAAGGCGTCCTGTCCGCCGCCCAGCCGCGTCCCGCGCTGCCGGAGTACAGCTCCCTGTGGGGTCCGCTCGACACCGAGCTGCCCAAGATCGCGGGTGGCAAGGTGTCCCTGGACAAGGGCCTGAGCACGGCCGAGACGTCCATCGCCAAGCTGGTGCCCGACTTCAGCAAGTGA